The region GACAATATTGTCGAGCAGACGATTTTGCAGCGTTTCGTTTGTTAACATAAGCGCGCCGAGCTCGTCGCTGAACTGCCCGTTTTCAATGTTGGCGACAACCATAACGAGCGTGACACGGTTGGCGCGGGCAATATCCGGAAAGTCGTCAAGCGGCGGCTCTTGCAATGTCGCGTCGCGTCGGATCGCAAAATAAAAAGGACTCAAATAAGTCAAATACGGAGCGGCTTCGCGAGCGCTCGCCTCCAGCGCTGGGCTGACAGTCGCGCCGCGCGGTTCAATATAGGCGTTAAACTCCGCTCTTCGCTTGGCGCCGGGCGGTATATAAAGCCGCTGCCCGACCTTAAGCGGAGCGTTTAAGGAGAGGCGATTCACTTCGGCAAGCCGCTGCATTGGAATGGAAAATCGGCGTGCAATCGACCATAACGTGTCGCCGCGCTGCACCCAGTAAAAACGACCGACGATCGGGATCACGAGCGCCTGGCCGACAACGAGTTTATCAGGGGTTGGAAGCTTGTTGGCCCGGACAATTTCTTCCGCTGTGATCCCGTATGCCTCAGCAATTCCACTTAACGTTTGTCCACTCTGCACTACGTGGATTTGCATACTTGACCTCCTAGTTGCGTCTTTATTCTCCATATTCTATGATGAAAAGAAAGGAGAAATGACCGTTTGTGTGAAGGGGTATACGATGAACACCGACGAGTACTACATGCGATTGGCAATGGAAGAAGCAAAAAAAGCGGAGCAGATCGGCGAAGTGCCGATCGGCGCTGTCATCGTTCAAGACGGCCGCGTCATCGCCCGCGCTCATAATTTGCGGGAAACTGAACAACGCGCCATCGCTCATGCAGAAATTTTGGCAATCGATGAAGCATGCCGGGCAACCGGTTCATGGCGGCTTGAGCGGGCGACGTTGTACGTAACGCTTGAGCCGTGCGCCATGTGCGCAGGCGCCATTGTTCTTTCCCGCATCGAACGAGTCGTGTTTGGCGCGTTCGACCCAAAGGGAGGGTGCGCTGGGACATTGATGAACTTATTGCAGGAAAGCCGATTTAACCATCAGGTTGAGGTGGTAAGCGGGGTGCTTGCTGACGAGTGCGGTTTGCTGTTGAGCCAATTTTTTCGACGATTGCGCGAACAAAAGAGAAATGTTGGCGGGAGTGCCAGCGAAAATTCCGTCGATTGACATTGCATTTTTTCCACAAACGAGCTATACTGATAGTGCCGTGCTAAGCGGGGAGGTAGCGGTGCCCTGTACTCGCAATCCGCTCTAGCGAGGCTGAATTCCTTCTCGAGGTTAGTCTGTTGCGAGGCCTGTCTCAAGCAAGTGGTGTTGACGTCTGGGTCCCGCGCAATGGGATTCCGTGAACCCTGTCAGGTCCGGAAGGAAGCAGCAGTAAGCGGATGCTCCCATGTGCCGCGGGGACGCCTGGGCTGAGCTAACTGCTTGAGCAACGCTCGGGGCAGCTAATCGACAGAAGGTGCACGGCCTTACATAGCAATAGGGAACAAAACCCACTCATGGCGAGTGGGTTTCAGACTGTTGACAAAATGGTTATAAGACAGTTGTCTTATAACCATTTTGTTCCATTTTTAAGGTTGTTTTTCTTGATGAACGAACCAAAATAGATGCATACTCGAATACATACAGAAAGGAGAGGCCCTTTCTCCACAAGTAGTTCGCCAATTTCTTTAAATTCATGGCAGCACAAACAAGCATCGCCTGCATCTGGTTTCTTTCCAATCCTCGGTAATTCGTCCAGCGCAGACCATGCTTCTCTTTTAAATCTGCAAAATTCCGTTCAATCGTCTGTTTCCTTAATTCATACAACTCGCGATGTTCTGGTACATATCGTAAATGTTCGGCTTCTTCGTAATACTCTTGCCAAACATGGCGTGTCACGACTTTCGTATGATTTTTGCTTGCTGTACACTTTTGAAGGGATGGACATCCCTGACAGATGGATGGATCTGATTTATACTCCCGATAGCCTTCCCGATTCGTTGTTGAATAAGATAACACTTGGTGATTGGGACAAAGGTAACAGTCAAAATGTTCGTCATATGCAAATTCAGATTTTCGGAAGAACCCATCTTTCGTCTTTGGACGAGTATATGGCCAAATCGGATGGATCTCTTGTTCTAATAGGTATTTCGCAATCGCTGGCGTTTTATATCCGGCATCGATGCACACATCTGTTGGGCATCCTTTGATTTCTTGCTTCACTCGCTCAAACAGTTCAAAAAACGCTTGGCTATCATGAACATTGGCGGCAGTGACATACGTGTGTAATATCCAACCATGTCGGTCACAAGCGGTGTGATAAGAGTAAGCAAATACCCGTTCACGTTCATTTTTCACAAACATCCCACTGTCTGGATCTGTTTTACTGACTTTGATTTCTCGTTTTTTTTTATCATTTTCTGGCGGTAGTGGGGATTTCCCATGAGCGATGCGATCTCGCTCAATTTCTTTTTCTAATTCATCTTGATAAGCTTTCGCTTCCACTTCTGCCATTTCTGTTGTGAATTTTCTTTTGTTCGCACTCGCCTTCACATGAGTAGAATCGACAAATACGACACTTGGATCCACAAGCCCGTGTTGAAAGGCTTCTTCCAAGATTCTTGAAAAAATCTTTTGAAAAACATCGGTTCCCGCAAAACGTCGCGTGTAGTTTTTACTTGGTGTCGAATGATGGGGCACAGGATCATGCAGACTCAATCCCAAAAACCAACGATAAGCCACATTTGTTCGAATCTGTTCTACGGTTTCACGCATCGAACGAATCCCAAAGATGTAACGAATCAAATACATTTTGAACAGCACAACGGGATCAAGACTTGGTCGTCCATGGTTAGGAGAATACAAATCCTTGACCATATCGTAGATAAAGGAGAAGTCAATGGCTTTTTCTAGTTTACGAACAAGGTGGTCTTCAGGAACAAGATCATCAATTTTTACCGTTGTTTCGATATGTCTCCGATCTTCTTGGTAACGTTGAAGCATCTTATTCCACTCCTTCAAGATACCCTTATACCTATATATTAAAACAGCTTGTCGACTTTGTCGACAAGCTGAAACCCACTCATGGCGAGTGGGTTTTTTGTTATTTTAAATTGCAATAGGAAGTTATATAATAGATAGGACGAGAGAAAGAGGAGGGCCGTTTTCCGTGGCATACCAAGCGTTATATCGCGTGTTTCGGCCGCAGCGCTTTGCGGACATGGTCGGCCAAGAACACGTGACCAAGACGTTGCAAAGCGCCCTGCTTCAACATAAAATATCACACGCTTACTTATTTTCCGGCCCGCGCGGTACAGGAAAAACGAGTGCAGCAAAAATTTTCGCCAAGGCAGTCAACTGTGAACAGGCGCCAGTGGCGGAGCCATGCAATGAGTGTCCAGCTTGCCTCGGCATTACGAATGGAACGGTTCCCGATGTGCTGGAAATTGACGCTGCTTCCAACAACCGCGTCGATGAAATTCGTGATATCCGTGAGAAGGTGAAATTTGCGCCGACGTCGGCCCGCTACAAAGTGTACATCATCGACGAGGTGCATATGCTGTCGATCGGTGCGTTTAACGCGCTGTTGAAAACGTTGGAGGAGCCGCCGAAACACGTCATTTTCATTTTGGCCACGACCGAGCCGCACAAAATTCCGGCGACGATCATTTCCCGCTGCCAACGGTTCGATTTTCGCCGCATCCCGCTTCCGGCGATCGTTTCACGGCTAAAGTATGTCGCAAGCGCCCAAGGTGTCGAGGCGTCCGATGAGGCATTGTCCGCCATCGCCCGTGCTGCAGACGGGGGGATGCGTGATGCGCTCAGCTTGCTTGACCAAGCCATTTCGTTCAGCGACGGGAAACTTCGGCTCGACGACGTACTGGCGATGACCGGGGCTGCATCATTTGCCGCCTTATCGAGCTTCATCGAAGCCATCTACCGCAAAGATACAGCGGCGGTTCTTCAGCAGTTGGAAACGATGATGGCGCAAGGGAAAGATCCGCATCGTTTGGTTGAAGACTTGATTTTGTACTATCGTGATTTATTGCTGTACAAAACTGCTCCCTATGTGGAGGGAGCGATTCAAATTGCTGTCGTTGACGAAGCGTTCACTTCACTGTCGGAAATGATTCCGGTTTCCAATTTATACGAGGCCATCGAGTTGCTGAACAAAAGCCAGCAAGAGATGAAGTGGACAAACCACCCGCGCCTTCTGTTGGAAGTGGCGCTTGTGAAGCTTTGCCATCCATCAGCCGCCGCCCCGTTGCGATCGGCTTCCGAGTTGGAACCGTTGATAAAGCGGATTGAAACGCTGGAGGCGGAATTGCGGCGCCTGAAGGAACAACCGCCTGCCCCTCCGTCGACCGCCGAGCCGGTGAAAAAACCGTCCAAACCGACGAAAACGGGGGGATATAAAGCCCCGGTTGGCCGCATTTACGAGCTGTTGAAACAGGCGACGCATGAAGATTTGGCTTTGGTGAAAGGACGCTGGGCGGATGTGCTCGACACGTTGAAACGGCAGCATAAAGTGTCGCACGCTGCCTTGCTGCAAGAGAGCGAGCCGGTTGCAGCCAGCGCCTCAGCGTTTGTATTAAAATTTAAATACGAAATCCACTGCAAAATGGCGACCGATCCCACAAGTTCGGTCAAAGAAAACGTCGAAGCGATTTTGTTTGAGCTGACAAACCGCCGTTTTGAAATGGTAGCCATTCCGGAGGGAGAATGGGGAAAAATAAGAGAAGAGTTCATCCGCAATAAGGACGCCAAGGTGGAAAAAAGCGAAGAAGATCCGTTAGTCGCTGAAGCGAAGCGGCTGTTTGGCGAAGAGCTGATCGAAATTAAAGAATAAACCGTTTAAAGGAGGATGCCGAGATGATGCGTGGCGGAATGGGCAATATGCAAAAAATGTTAAAACAAATGCAAAAAATGCAAAAGGAAATGCAAAAAGCGCAGGAAGAGTTGGCGGAAAAAACAGTGGAAGGCACGGCGGGCGGCGGCATGGTGACCGTTGTCGCTAACGGTCATAAACAAATTTTGGAAATTAAAATTAAAGAGGAAGTCGTCGACCCAGACGATATCGAAATGCTACAAGATTTGATTTTGGCAGCGACAAACGATGCGTTGAAAAAAGCGGATGAGTTGGCTAATGAAATGATGGGGCAGTTTACGAAAGGACTTAACATTCCAGGGTTGTTCTAGGGGGGGCGTATGCATTATCCAGAACCGCTATCGAAGTTGATTGACAGTTTTATGAAACTGCCCGGCATCGGCCCGAAAACGGCTGCCCGCCTTGCATTTCATGTGCTGGCGATGAAAGAAGACACCGTGCTTGAGTTTGCCAAAGCGCTCGTTGATGTCAAGCGACATATTCATTATTGCACGATTTGCGGACATATTACAGATACAGATCCTTGCTACATCTGCAAAGACGAGCGGCGCGATCGGACGACGATTTGCGTTGTTCAGGATCCGAAAGATGTCATCGCCATGGAGAGGATGAAAGAATACAATGGCCTGTACCACGTGTTGCACGGGGCCATCTCGCCAATGGAAGGCATCGGACCAGAAGATATTAAAATCGCCGAGCTGCTCACGCGATTACAAGATGAGACGGTCCAAGAGGTGATTTTAGCGACCGACCCGAACATCGAGGGAGAGGCAACGGCCATGTACATCTCCCGCCTGTTGAAGCCGACAGGAATCAAAGTCACCCGCATCGCCCATGGCTTGCCGGTCGGCGGCGATCTGGAGTATGCGGACGAAGTGACGTTATCAAAGGCGTTGGAAGGGCGCCGTGAGCTATAGAGAGAAAGAAGGTGGGGATCGGTTTGTTATGGCGGCGAAAGGGGAAACTAAAGAGACAATTTGATGAAAAGTTAATGGCTGAACTACAAAAGGCTAGAACTGAATGGCTTGAGCAGAAACAACTCATCGAAAAAAGCGTCGATCCGTCTCCGGAGGTGCTGAACGCATTGCAACTCGTTGAGGCTAAATATTTTTTCCTCCTCCGCGAAGCGAAGCACCGCCGCATCACACTTAAGGAAGTGCGTTAACTTCCTTATTTTTTTGTTCTTTTTTCCCCTGTTTCTCATACGTTGGTAGTACAAGCGTGCAAAAAGGGGGTTCAAACGTTGGAGTCGAAAGTCGTCATTACCGTGTTGCTAGCGCTTATCGCCGTTTTGCTTATCGTAGGCGCCCGTCTCAAAGCGCTTCGCCTGATCGGCTACGCTGCTATCCGCCTGATCGTCGGGGCGCTCGCGCTGTTTGTTATCAACGCCATCGGCGGGCATTTTAACATCCATATTCCGATTAATCTCGTCACCTCAATCGTTTGCGGATTTCTTGGCCTCCCTGGAGCGGCAGCGCTAATCGTGATTGACCGATATATTTTATAGGCATTATGATTCAAGATGCCTTTTATTTTTTTGTTTAAAAGCTATTGACTTTTATATGACAATGCATTATATTGAAAAATGTCGCTGTTCATGAAAGATATGTTGACAGCAAAGTAAATGATATGTATAATAATAAGAGTGTGCAAGATAAACAAGTTCCTTGAAAACTAAACAAAACGCAAGCGTCATAAGAAAAGCGGAGGCCGTTTTGGCCGAAGCAAAAGCCAATCAACTTTCTTTGGAGAGTTTGATCCTGGCTCAGGACGAACGCTGGCGGCGTGCCTAATACATGCAAGTCGAGCGGACCGGATCGGAGCTTGCTCTGGTTGGGTCAGCGGCGGACGGGTGAGTAACACGTGGGCAACCTGCCCGCAAGACCGGGATAACTCCGGGAAACCGGAGCTAATACCGGATAACACCGAAGACCGCATGGTCTTGGGTTGAAAGGCGGCGCAAGCTGCCACTTGCGGATGGGCCCGCGGCGCATTAGCTAGTTGGTGAGGTAACGGCTCACCAAGGCGACGATGCGTAGCCGGCCTGAGAGGGTGACCGGCCACACTGGGACTGAGACACGGCCCAGACTCCTACGGGAGGCAGCAGTAGGGAATCTTCCGCAATGGGCGAAAGCCTGACGGAGCGACGCCGCGTGAGCGAAGAAGGCCTTCGGGTCGTAAAGCTCTGTTGTGAGGGACGAAGGAGCGCCGTTCGAAGAGGGCGGCGCGGTGACGGTACCTCACGAGGAAGCCCCGGCTAACTACGTGCCAGCAGCCGCGGTAATACGTAGGGGGCGAGCGTTGTCCGGAATTATTGGGCGTAAAGCGCGCGCAGGCGGTCCCTTAAGTCTGATGTGAAAGCCCACGGCTCAACCGTGGAGGGTCATTGGAAACTGGGGGACTTGAGTGCAGGAGAGGGGAGCGGAATTCCACGTGTAGCGGTGAAATGCGTAGAGATGTGGAGGAACACCAGTGGCGAAGGCGGCTCTCTGGCCTGCAACTGACGCTGAGGCGCGAAAGCGTGGGGAGCAAACAGGATTAGATACCCTGGTAGTCCACGCCGTAAACGATGAGTGCTAAGTGTTAGAGGGGTCACACCCTTTAGTGCTGCAGCTAACGCGATAAGCACTCCGCCTGGGGAGTACGGCCGCAAGGCTGAAACTCAAAGGAATTGACGGGGGCCCGCACAAGCGGTGGAGCATGTGGTTTAATTCGAAGCAACGCGAAGAACCTTACCAGGTCTTGACATCCCCTGACAACCCAAGAGATTGGGCGTTCCCCCTTCGGGGGGACAGGGTGACAGGTGGTGCATGGTTGTCGTCAGCTCGTGTCGTGAGATGTTGGGTTAAGTCCCGCAACGAGCGCAACCCTCGCCTCTAGTTGCCAGCATTCGGTTGGGCACTCTAGAGGGACTGCCGGCGACAAGTCGGAGGAAGGTGGGGATGACGTCAAATCATCATGCCCCTTATGACCTGGGCTACACACGTGCTACAATGGGCGGTACAAAGGGCTGCGAACCCGCGAGGGGGAGCGAATCCCAAAAAGCCGCTCTCAGTTCGGATTGCAGGCTGCAACTCGCCTGCATGAAGCCGGAATCGCTAGTAATCGCGGATCAGCATGCCGCGGTGAATACGTTCCCGGGCCTTGTACACACCGCCCGTCACACCACGAGAGCTTGCAACACCCGAAGTCGGTGAGGCAACCCGTTTCGGGAGCCAGCCGCCGAAGGTGGGGCAAGTGATTGGGGTGAAGTCGTAACAAGGTAGCCGTACCGGAAGGTGCGGCTGGATCACCTCCTTTCTAAGGATGTTATTGACAAAATCGAATAGTTTGATTATAATGGCGCTTGCTGTTTTGTTTAGTTTTGAGGGAACTTATCGTTCCTTGCAATGTGGATATGGGCCTATAGCTCAGCTGGTCAGAGCGCACGCCTGATAAGCGTGAGGTCGGTGGTTCAAGTCCACTTAGGCCCATTGGATGGGGCCTTAGCTCAGCTGGGAGAGCGCCTGCTTTGCAAGCAGGAGGTCATCGGTTCGATCCCGATAGGCTCCACCATATCAAGGTAAGAGAAATGATTTTGTTTTTAGGAAACCAACATTTTCCTCAATACCCTTGCGTCTGCGTCTACAAGCGGATTCGGAGAAGCCGAATTCCTCGGCGCAAGACTGCAAAGAAGCTGTTTCAACGTAGTTGCTTTGCGCCTGTGCCTGCGTCTGCGAGCAGGTTCAGAGAAGTGGGGTTCCTCGGCACAAAGCCGCAAGGAAGCAGACTCAAGGCAGTCGCTTCGTTCCTTGAAAACTAGATAACCGGAAAAGCGGAGGCGAGCGTTTCGCCGCGACGGGCAAATGTTCTTCGTCTGCAGGGATTTCTAATCCCGAAGGCGAAGGTTATTTGACCCCGAGCGGCGGCGAGCCGAAGCTAGACAGGAAGAAGCCGAGACGCTTTAGGTTAAGCTGGAAAGGGCGCACGGTGGATGCCTTGGCACTAGGAGCCGATGAAGGACGGGGCAAACGCCGAAACGCTCCGGGGAGCTGTAAGCAAGCGTAGATCCGGAGATGTCCGAATGGGGGAACCCACTGTCCGTAATGGGGCAGTATCCATGCCTGAATCCATAGGGCATGGAGGGCACACCCGGGGAACTGAAACATCTTAGTACCCGGAGGAGAAGAAAGCAAATGCGATTCCCTGAGTAGCGGCGAGCGAAACGGGAACAGCCCAAACCAAGAGGCATGTCCTCTTGGGGTTGTAGGACCGCTCACGATGGGAGTGAGAAAGGAACGGGGTAGACGAACCGGTCTGGAACGGCCGGCCGGAGAAGGTGAGAGCCCTGTAGTCGAAACTTCGTTCCCTCCCGAGCGGATCCTGAGTACGGCGGGACACGGGGAATCCCGTCGGAAGCAGGGAGGACCATCTCCCAAGGCTAAATACTCCCTAGTGACCGATAGTGCACCAGTACCGTGAGGGAAAGGTGAAAAGCACCCCGGGAGGGGAGTGAAAGAGAACCTGAAACCGTGTGCCTACAAGTAGTCAGAGCCCGTTGATGGGTGATGGCGTGCCTTTTGTAGAATGAACCGGCGAGTGACGATGGCGTGCGAGGTTAAGCCGAAGAGGCGGAGCCGCAGCGAAAGCGAGTCTGAAG is a window of Geobacillus kaustophilus DNA encoding:
- the tadA gene encoding tRNA adenosine(34) deaminase TadA, producing MNTDEYYMRLAMEEAKKAEQIGEVPIGAVIVQDGRVIARAHNLRETEQRAIAHAEILAIDEACRATGSWRLERATLYVTLEPCAMCAGAIVLSRIERVVFGAFDPKGGCAGTLMNLLQESRFNHQVEVVSGVLADECGLLLSQFFRRLREQKRNVGGSASENSVD
- a CDS encoding IS1182 family transposase — translated: MLQRYQEDRRHIETTVKIDDLVPEDHLVRKLEKAIDFSFIYDMVKDLYSPNHGRPSLDPVVLFKMYLIRYIFGIRSMRETVEQIRTNVAYRWFLGLSLHDPVPHHSTPSKNYTRRFAGTDVFQKIFSRILEEAFQHGLVDPSVVFVDSTHVKASANKRKFTTEMAEVEAKAYQDELEKEIERDRIAHGKSPLPPENDKKKREIKVSKTDPDSGMFVKNERERVFAYSYHTACDRHGWILHTYVTAANVHDSQAFFELFERVKQEIKGCPTDVCIDAGYKTPAIAKYLLEQEIHPIWPYTRPKTKDGFFRKSEFAYDEHFDCYLCPNHQVLSYSTTNREGYREYKSDPSICQGCPSLQKCTASKNHTKVVTRHVWQEYYEEAEHLRYVPEHRELYELRKQTIERNFADLKEKHGLRWTNYRGLERNQMQAMLVCAAMNLKKLANYLWRKGLSFLYVFEYASILVRSSRKTTLKMEQNGYKTTVL
- the dnaX gene encoding DNA polymerase III subunit gamma/tau; this translates as MAYQALYRVFRPQRFADMVGQEHVTKTLQSALLQHKISHAYLFSGPRGTGKTSAAKIFAKAVNCEQAPVAEPCNECPACLGITNGTVPDVLEIDAASNNRVDEIRDIREKVKFAPTSARYKVYIIDEVHMLSIGAFNALLKTLEEPPKHVIFILATTEPHKIPATIISRCQRFDFRRIPLPAIVSRLKYVASAQGVEASDEALSAIARAADGGMRDALSLLDQAISFSDGKLRLDDVLAMTGAASFAALSSFIEAIYRKDTAAVLQQLETMMAQGKDPHRLVEDLILYYRDLLLYKTAPYVEGAIQIAVVDEAFTSLSEMIPVSNLYEAIELLNKSQQEMKWTNHPRLLLEVALVKLCHPSAAAPLRSASELEPLIKRIETLEAELRRLKEQPPAPPSTAEPVKKPSKPTKTGGYKAPVGRIYELLKQATHEDLALVKGRWADVLDTLKRQHKVSHAALLQESEPVAASASAFVLKFKYEIHCKMATDPTSSVKENVEAILFELTNRRFEMVAIPEGEWGKIREEFIRNKDAKVEKSEEDPLVAEAKRLFGEELIEIKE
- a CDS encoding YbaB/EbfC family nucleoid-associated protein: MRGGMGNMQKMLKQMQKMQKEMQKAQEELAEKTVEGTAGGGMVTVVANGHKQILEIKIKEEVVDPDDIEMLQDLILAATNDALKKADELANEMMGQFTKGLNIPGLF
- the recR gene encoding recombination mediator RecR; this encodes MHYPEPLSKLIDSFMKLPGIGPKTAARLAFHVLAMKEDTVLEFAKALVDVKRHIHYCTICGHITDTDPCYICKDERRDRTTICVVQDPKDVIAMERMKEYNGLYHVLHGAISPMEGIGPEDIKIAELLTRLQDETVQEVILATDPNIEGEATAMYISRLLKPTGIKVTRIAHGLPVGGDLEYADEVTLSKALEGRREL
- a CDS encoding YaaL family protein yields the protein MLWRRKGKLKRQFDEKLMAELQKARTEWLEQKQLIEKSVDPSPEVLNALQLVEAKYFFLLREAKHRRITLKEVR
- a CDS encoding pro-sigmaK processing inhibitor BofA family protein, whose translation is MESKVVITVLLALIAVLLIVGARLKALRLIGYAAIRLIVGALALFVINAIGGHFNIHIPINLVTSIVCGFLGLPGAAALIVIDRYIL